One genomic segment of candidate division KSB1 bacterium includes these proteins:
- a CDS encoding APC family permease, with protein sequence MAAAIKKATFLQLAFMIYGAVCAGAFGVENMIPAAGPGMALLTLVLMPFLFSLPASFAVSELTTMLPLEGGQYRWSRLAFGDFWGFQAGWWAWMTGIVTNGLFAVLFANYLQTWFPGMTGLHHWLVCLTLIWCMHLLNLRGIRVVGNTAIVLSAVLLLPFVLLLVFGVMQWQHNPFTPLVAPGKSLAGGFSSSVVLAIWLYSGYDKLSAAAEEVEHPQRTFPPALLLAAIMAMLSYVLPTMAALAALGNWQEWSDAYFTTAAARIGGNWLGHSMTASALCSNALLLNVTMLATSRYPLTLAQDGFLPAFLTQIHPRFGTPTQALLWGSLTYSLLTLFDFTQLIIIYAWFQIASYILLYANVWKMRHTHAGAPRPFKIPLGKPALVLLMLPTWVMALLAINSTVFENGLFQPRQLLIGVLALFSGPLVFVMVKWLRAGEIKLPEPAAKNPTAQSHSARMEADDSAF encoded by the coding sequence ATGGCCGCCGCCATCAAAAAAGCCACTTTCCTGCAACTCGCCTTCATGATCTATGGCGCGGTATGCGCCGGTGCCTTTGGCGTCGAAAACATGATCCCGGCCGCGGGTCCCGGGATGGCACTGCTCACACTTGTGCTCATGCCCTTTCTGTTCAGTCTGCCGGCCTCATTCGCCGTGAGTGAACTGACCACCATGCTGCCGCTCGAGGGCGGGCAGTATCGCTGGTCACGTCTGGCTTTTGGCGATTTCTGGGGATTCCAGGCCGGCTGGTGGGCGTGGATGACGGGCATCGTCACCAATGGCCTGTTCGCCGTGCTCTTTGCGAACTATTTGCAAACTTGGTTTCCCGGGATGACCGGCCTGCACCACTGGCTGGTCTGTCTGACGTTGATCTGGTGCATGCATCTGCTCAATCTGCGCGGCATCCGGGTGGTGGGCAACACTGCAATTGTGCTGAGCGCCGTGTTGCTGCTGCCATTTGTGCTGTTGCTGGTTTTCGGAGTGATGCAATGGCAGCACAATCCCTTTACACCGCTGGTCGCACCCGGCAAAAGCCTGGCCGGTGGCTTCAGCAGCTCGGTGGTGCTCGCGATCTGGCTGTACTCGGGCTATGACAAGCTTTCGGCCGCGGCGGAAGAGGTCGAACACCCGCAACGGACCTTTCCCCCGGCGCTCCTGCTCGCGGCAATCATGGCGATGTTGAGCTACGTTTTGCCCACCATGGCAGCGCTGGCCGCGCTGGGCAATTGGCAGGAATGGTCGGACGCCTACTTTACAACCGCAGCCGCCAGAATCGGCGGGAACTGGCTGGGCCACAGCATGACCGCCAGCGCGCTGTGCAGCAACGCGCTGTTGTTGAATGTGACCATGCTGGCAACCTCGCGCTATCCGCTCACTCTGGCGCAGGACGGATTTCTTCCGGCTTTTCTCACACAAATACACCCGCGCTTTGGCACGCCCACCCAGGCCTTGCTGTGGGGCAGCCTCACCTACAGCCTGCTCACGCTCTTCGATTTCACACAATTGATCATCATTTACGCCTGGTTTCAAATCGCGAGTTACATCTTGCTGTATGCCAACGTTTGGAAAATGCGGCACACACACGCCGGCGCGCCGCGGCCTTTCAAAATTCCACTGGGCAAGCCGGCGCTGGTGCTGCTGATGCTGCCCACCTGGGTGATGGCGCTGCTGGCGATCAACAGCACCGTTTTCGAGAATGGTTTGTTCCAGCCGCGCCAGTTGCTGATCGGTGTGCTGGCCCTGTTTTCGGGGCCGCTGGTTTTTGTGATGGTCAAATGGCTGAGGGCGGGAGAAATCAAACTGCCTGAGCCGGCGGCGAAAAACCCCACAGCTCAATCTCATTCAGCCAGGATGGAAGCGGATGATTCAGCATTTTGA
- a CDS encoding CoA-transferase subunit beta, whose translation MTAYTASEMMVARASRELQNDDVVFVGIGLPNMACNLARLTHAPRLTLIYESGAVGAVPERLPVSIGDPALVAGCLSVCSLPEVFLYYLQGGRITVGFLGGAQIDRFGNINSTVIGDYAAPKVRLPGSGGASEIATLAQKILIITPLKKRNFPERVDFLTSPGFLTGGGARVALGLATEGPKVVVTDLGVFRFDAETHEMMLTDLHPGVSLEQVKENVGWPLKIAADLHTTAPPTAEELRLIREELDPNRVYI comes from the coding sequence ATGACAGCGTATACGGCCAGTGAAATGATGGTGGCGCGCGCCAGCCGCGAGCTGCAAAATGATGATGTGGTGTTCGTCGGCATTGGGTTGCCCAACATGGCCTGCAACCTGGCGCGCTTGACGCATGCGCCCCGCCTCACACTGATCTATGAATCGGGCGCGGTGGGCGCGGTGCCGGAGCGCCTGCCGGTTTCCATCGGTGATCCTGCCTTGGTGGCGGGATGTTTGTCGGTGTGTTCCCTGCCGGAGGTGTTCTTGTACTATTTGCAGGGCGGGCGCATCACGGTTGGTTTTCTCGGAGGCGCGCAGATTGACCGGTTTGGCAACATCAATTCCACGGTGATCGGTGATTACGCCGCGCCCAAAGTGCGCCTGCCGGGCAGCGGCGGTGCGAGTGAGATTGCCACGCTGGCGCAAAAGATTCTGATCATCACTCCTCTGAAGAAACGCAATTTCCCCGAACGCGTCGATTTTCTCACCAGTCCCGGCTTTCTCACCGGCGGTGGCGCGCGCGTAGCCCTCGGCCTTGCCACCGAAGGACCCAAGGTCGTGGTCACAGACCTGGGCGTTTTCCGCTTCGATGCCGAAACCCACGAGATGATGCTCACCGACCTGCATCCGGGGGTGTCGCTCGAGCAGGTCAAAGAGAATGTCGGCTGGCCGCTGAAGATTGCGGCTGATCTCCACACCACCGCACCGCCCACCGCCGAGGAGTTGCGCCTCATCCGCGAAGAGCTTGATCCCAACCGCGTCTACATCTGA